Proteins co-encoded in one Synechococcus elongatus PCC 6301 genomic window:
- the atpE gene encoding ATP synthase F0 subunit C, with the protein MDSLTSAASVLAAALAVGLAAIGPGIGQGSAAGQAVEGIARQPEAEGKIRGTLLLSLAFMEALTIYGLVVALVLLFANPFA; encoded by the coding sequence ATGGATTCTCTTACCTCTGCTGCTTCCGTTTTGGCTGCTGCTCTGGCAGTGGGTCTCGCGGCGATTGGCCCCGGTATCGGTCAAGGTAGCGCAGCTGGTCAAGCTGTCGAAGGGATTGCTCGTCAGCCGGAAGCTGAAGGCAAAATCCGCGGCACCCTCCTGCTTTCCCTCGCTTTCATGGAAGCGCTGACCATCTACGGCTTGGTCGTGGCGCTGGTGCTGCTGTTCGCGAACCCCTTCGCGTAA
- the psb27 gene encoding photosystem II protein Psb27 — protein sequence MARPLARLFAIVLVAVIGLTACTGGGDSAISGNYRQDTLAVVTSLRNAITLPDDAPEKSAAQAEARQLINDFAARYRRDSRVSGLSSFTTMQTALNSLAGHYSSYPNRPVPEKLKKRLEKEFRMVELALNREA from the coding sequence ATGGCCCGCCCTCTCGCACGCCTGTTTGCGATCGTGCTCGTTGCCGTGATTGGCTTAACGGCTTGTACTGGTGGTGGTGATTCAGCAATCAGCGGCAACTATCGTCAGGACACCCTCGCCGTCGTGACCAGCCTGCGCAATGCAATCACGCTACCCGACGATGCCCCAGAAAAAAGCGCCGCTCAAGCTGAGGCGCGTCAGCTGATCAATGACTTTGCTGCGCGTTACCGTCGTGATAGTCGCGTTTCGGGTCTGTCATCCTTCACGACGATGCAAACAGCCTTGAATAGCTTGGCCGGCCACTACAGCTCTTATCCCAATCGCCCTGTGCCAGAGAAGTTGAAAAAACGCTTGGAGAAAGAGTTCCGCATGGTGGAGTTGGCCCTCAACCGCGAAGCCTAA
- a CDS encoding class I SAM-dependent methyltransferase has translation MKLMDSTLLGRSRFSFFAAMPDSVTQAVSALYDAYPFPPEPMQDGPPPGYNWRWHYPSAYAFCTGRAPQLGRPRILDAGCGTGVSTDYLAHLNPSAEITAIDISAGTLAVAQERCQRSGVADRIHFQQLSLYDVAQLPGEFDQINCVGVLHHLEDPDRGLAALASKLAPGGILHIFVYAEIGRAEIRQMQEAIALLQGERRGDYRDGVAIGREIFSQLPANNRLRRREEERWALENQRDECFADMYVHPQEIDYNTETLRRWIEGSGLTFLGFSDRDRWQPDRLFGSSDTLRDRFQSLSKWQRYRLIELLDPEITHFEFFLGRSPLPQYDWSDNDQLLHAKPVRNECLYGWPSRDIFDPDYRPRTLSEAEYAFLEQCDRPLDSALTVAELLQTSSLDLAAVRQLIDQQLILLVPAQT, from the coding sequence ATGAAGCTGATGGATTCGACCCTGCTGGGGCGATCGCGTTTCTCATTTTTTGCTGCCATGCCCGACTCCGTCACCCAAGCTGTTTCCGCGCTCTACGACGCCTATCCGTTTCCACCGGAACCAATGCAGGATGGGCCACCACCGGGCTACAACTGGCGCTGGCATTACCCCTCGGCCTATGCCTTTTGCACGGGACGGGCACCGCAGTTGGGGCGGCCTCGCATTTTAGATGCGGGTTGTGGCACCGGTGTGAGTACTGACTACCTCGCACACCTCAATCCCAGCGCAGAGATTACAGCGATCGATATCAGCGCCGGTACTCTCGCTGTCGCCCAAGAACGCTGTCAGCGATCGGGCGTTGCCGATCGCATCCACTTCCAGCAGCTCAGTCTTTACGACGTCGCCCAACTGCCGGGAGAGTTTGATCAGATCAACTGCGTCGGGGTGTTGCACCATCTCGAAGATCCCGATCGCGGCTTAGCTGCTTTGGCGAGCAAACTCGCGCCGGGCGGCATCCTCCATATCTTTGTCTATGCCGAGATTGGTCGGGCTGAAATTCGGCAGATGCAAGAAGCGATCGCCCTATTACAGGGAGAGCGGCGCGGCGACTATCGCGATGGTGTGGCGATCGGGCGGGAAATTTTCAGTCAACTGCCAGCCAACAATCGACTACGGCGTCGGGAGGAAGAACGCTGGGCACTGGAAAACCAGCGTGACGAATGCTTCGCCGACATGTATGTCCATCCCCAAGAGATTGACTACAACACCGAAACCCTGCGGCGCTGGATTGAAGGCAGTGGTCTCACCTTCCTTGGCTTTTCCGATCGCGATCGCTGGCAGCCCGATCGCTTATTTGGCAGCTCAGATACCCTGCGCGATCGCTTTCAGTCGCTCTCGAAATGGCAGCGCTACCGGCTGATCGAATTACTCGACCCCGAAATCACCCACTTTGAGTTTTTCCTGGGGCGATCGCCTCTGCCCCAGTACGACTGGTCGGACAACGATCAACTGCTGCATGCCAAGCCGGTGCGCAACGAATGCCTCTACGGCTGGCCCAGTCGCGACATCTTCGACCCGGACTACCGGCCCCGTACCCTCAGCGAAGCGGAATACGCCTTCCTAGAACAATGCGATCGCCCGCTGGATTCAGCCCTGACCGTTGCCGAACTCTTACAAACCAGTTCTTTGGACTTGGCGGCGGTGCGCCAATTGATCGATCAGCAGCTGATTTTGCTCGTGCCCGCGCAAACGTAG
- the atpH gene encoding ATP synthase F1 subunit delta, whose translation MTSTSQLFDPYAEALMAIAREQGLEDRFGEDAALFRSTLAASADLRHLLENPTLFSSQKKAVLNQVFGSSVHPLVLNFLNLLVDRNRIAFLDGIADRYQALLRKLRNVVRADVSSAVPLTEAQVQVITEKVKQLTGAAGVEIESQVDADLLGGVIIKVGSQVLDASLRGQLKRISISLAA comes from the coding sequence ATGACGAGCACTTCTCAACTGTTTGATCCCTACGCGGAAGCCTTGATGGCGATCGCTCGCGAACAAGGGCTAGAGGATCGCTTTGGCGAGGATGCAGCCCTATTCCGAAGCACTTTGGCTGCTTCTGCTGATCTGCGCCACCTGTTGGAAAATCCAACCTTGTTTTCCAGCCAGAAAAAAGCGGTTCTCAACCAAGTGTTTGGAAGTTCAGTTCATCCCTTGGTCTTGAACTTCCTCAATTTGTTAGTTGATCGCAATCGCATCGCCTTTTTGGACGGCATTGCCGATCGCTACCAGGCTCTGCTGCGTAAGCTTCGCAACGTGGTACGAGCAGACGTCTCTTCAGCCGTGCCGCTGACTGAAGCCCAAGTGCAAGTGATCACCGAAAAGGTGAAACAACTCACCGGCGCAGCGGGTGTGGAAATTGAGAGCCAAGTCGATGCCGATCTTTTGGGCGGCGTCATTATCAAAGTTGGCTCTCAAGTCCTCGACGCAAGTCTGCGGGGCCAGCTGAAACGGATTTCGATCAGTTTGGCCGCCTAG
- a CDS encoding F0F1 ATP synthase subunit gamma, translated as MANLKAIRDRIKSVRNTRKITEAMRLVAAAKVRRAQEQVLSTRPFADRLAQVLAGLQQRLQFENVDLPLLQRREVKTVALLVVSGDRGLCGGYNSNVIRRAEQRARELSAQGLDYKFVIVGRKAGQYFQRREQPIEATYSGLEQIPTAQEANDIADQLLSLFLSGTVDRVELVYTKFLSLVASNPVVQTLLPLDPQGLASSDDEIFRLTTRGGSFTVEREKLTSEVAPLPRDMIFEQDPAQILSALLPLYLSNQLLRALQEAAASELAARMTAMNSASDNANALVGQLTLVYNKARQAAITQELLEVVAGAEALNG; from the coding sequence ATGGCAAACCTCAAGGCGATTCGCGATCGCATTAAGTCGGTTCGCAACACCCGAAAAATTACCGAAGCCATGCGTCTGGTGGCAGCCGCCAAGGTGCGTCGGGCTCAAGAACAAGTTCTCAGTACTCGTCCCTTTGCCGATCGCTTGGCCCAGGTGCTAGCCGGTTTGCAACAGCGGCTGCAATTTGAAAATGTCGACCTGCCCTTGTTGCAGCGTCGGGAGGTTAAGACGGTTGCCCTGCTGGTTGTTTCCGGCGATCGCGGTCTTTGCGGTGGCTACAACTCCAACGTCATTCGTCGGGCTGAACAACGGGCGCGCGAACTGAGCGCTCAGGGTCTGGACTACAAGTTCGTGATTGTTGGCCGTAAGGCAGGTCAGTACTTCCAGCGCCGCGAACAGCCAATCGAAGCCACCTACAGTGGTTTGGAGCAAATCCCGACGGCTCAGGAAGCGAATGACATCGCCGACCAGCTGTTGTCGCTGTTCCTGTCGGGTACCGTCGATCGGGTGGAACTGGTCTACACCAAGTTCCTCTCCTTGGTCGCTTCTAACCCCGTGGTGCAAACGCTCTTGCCTTTGGATCCGCAAGGCTTGGCCAGCAGCGATGACGAAATCTTCCGCCTAACAACTCGTGGCGGTAGCTTTACGGTGGAACGCGAAAAGCTGACCTCGGAAGTGGCCCCACTGCCCCGCGACATGATCTTTGAGCAAGATCCGGCTCAAATCCTCAGCGCTTTGCTGCCGCTCTACCTCAGCAACCAGTTGTTGCGGGCCTTGCAGGAAGCCGCTGCCAGTGAATTGGCTGCGCGGATGACGGCAATGAACAGCGCGAGTGACAACGCCAATGCCTTGGTGGGTCAGCTGACGCTGGTTTACAACAAAGCTCGTCAGGCTGCCATTACCCAAGAACTGCTGGAAGTTGTGGCTGGCGCCGAAGCGCTGAACGGCTAG
- a CDS encoding M23 family metallopeptidase: MNRPLSLTLAALLSTTTVLIGVSAPSGQAQSVSNPTATEALPSLPEDLRLRPSQPSNNDLGEVRLRRDNPEAFPQVDLRARLRSACGNPEFAGALSPRECQQAERNSETAIATGGELQIDPITGEAVPNLGRLQPPSTNPLSVAVSYLGQQLGNTLNVAQYLNRTARPNGIQNNGDRQLLFPLTVRAAISSTFGWRLHPVYGEYRMHTGTDIAAPMGTPVVAAFSGTVAIADFLGGYGLTVVLNHQDPLRETLYGHLSEIFVRPGDRVKQGEVIGRVGMTGTATGPHLHFELREPQGGGWVAVNSDNQLQQALGGIFATLQGSENQTDNQLALLLSKLLQVLEQPQG, from the coding sequence GTGAATCGCCCGCTTTCCTTGACACTGGCTGCTTTGCTCAGCACCACCACCGTGCTGATCGGAGTTTCAGCTCCCTCGGGCCAAGCGCAGTCAGTTTCGAACCCAACAGCCACTGAAGCGCTTCCCAGCCTGCCGGAGGATCTGCGGCTCCGTCCCTCGCAGCCATCGAACAACGACCTCGGCGAAGTGCGGTTGCGGCGCGACAACCCGGAGGCTTTTCCCCAAGTAGACCTGCGCGCCCGACTGCGATCGGCCTGTGGCAACCCCGAATTTGCAGGAGCGCTCTCACCTCGCGAATGTCAGCAAGCGGAACGGAACAGTGAAACCGCAATCGCAACCGGTGGGGAATTACAGATCGACCCCATCACCGGCGAAGCCGTACCCAATCTGGGTCGACTCCAGCCACCTTCCACCAATCCGCTCTCTGTGGCGGTGTCTTATTTAGGACAACAACTCGGCAATACCTTGAATGTGGCGCAGTACCTCAATCGCACAGCGCGCCCCAACGGGATTCAAAACAATGGCGATCGCCAATTACTCTTCCCCCTGACAGTTCGGGCAGCAATTAGCTCCACCTTTGGCTGGCGACTCCATCCGGTGTATGGCGAATATCGCATGCACACCGGCACAGATATTGCCGCACCCATGGGCACGCCTGTCGTCGCCGCCTTTTCTGGCACTGTTGCGATCGCAGACTTTTTGGGGGGCTACGGCCTGACGGTGGTGCTCAATCACCAAGATCCCCTCCGCGAAACCCTCTACGGTCACCTCTCAGAGATTTTTGTTCGTCCGGGCGATCGCGTGAAACAGGGCGAAGTCATTGGCCGCGTCGGTATGACTGGCACAGCTACAGGCCCCCACCTGCACTTTGAATTGAGGGAGCCCCAAGGCGGCGGCTGGGTCGCCGTCAATAGCGACAATCAACTCCAGCAGGCCTTGGGGGGAATTTTTGCAACGCTGCAGGGCTCAGAAAACCAAACGGATAATCAACTGGCGCTACTGCTTAGCAAACTCCTACAAGTGCTCGAACAGCCCCAAGGCTAG
- a CDS encoding CPBP family intramembrane glutamic endopeptidase, whose translation MTSPAPEDALSRQQILLAVACTAIALLIGAKLWQRVGAIPQLPWRWQPELAIAGLGIALGVVLLSRLCYQLWPGYRHSSDFYLAIVLQPLTWADLLWIGLLPGLSEELLFRGVALPAIGLNWQGILISSLLFGSLHLGGRNQWPYALMATGVGLILGWTAVETGNLLLPITAHICINWGSALWWKVEHDRDRA comes from the coding sequence ATGACGAGTCCTGCTCCCGAAGATGCTTTGAGTCGTCAACAGATTTTGCTGGCAGTGGCCTGTACAGCGATCGCTTTGCTGATTGGCGCCAAGCTCTGGCAGCGAGTCGGTGCCATTCCCCAGTTACCCTGGCGTTGGCAACCGGAGCTGGCGATCGCCGGTCTAGGAATTGCACTGGGCGTTGTGCTGCTCAGTCGGCTCTGCTATCAACTTTGGCCGGGCTATCGCCACAGCAGCGATTTTTACTTGGCGATCGTGCTGCAGCCGCTGACTTGGGCCGATCTGCTCTGGATTGGCTTGTTGCCCGGGCTCAGCGAAGAGCTGTTGTTCCGGGGTGTTGCTCTACCGGCGATCGGTCTGAACTGGCAAGGCATTTTGATCAGTAGTTTGCTGTTTGGCAGTCTGCATCTGGGCGGCCGCAACCAATGGCCCTATGCCCTGATGGCCACAGGGGTCGGCCTGATCCTCGGCTGGACCGCCGTCGAAACCGGCAATCTGCTGCTGCCGATTACTGCCCACATCTGTATTAACTGGGGCTCAGCCCTCTGGTGGAAAGTTGAGCATGACCGCGATCGCGCCTGA
- the atpA gene encoding F0F1 ATP synthase subunit alpha → MVSIRPDEISSIIRQQIEQYSQDVKVENVGTVLQVGDGIARIYGLQQVMSGELVEFEDGTTGIALNLEEDNVGAVLMGEGRNIQEGSTVKATGKIAQIPVGDALVGRVVSPLGAPLDGKGEIAATENRLIESPAPGIIARRSVHEPMQTGITAIDAMIPIGRGQRELIIGDRQTGKTAIAIDTILNQKGEDVICVYVAIGQKASSVANIIEVLRERGALDYTVVVAANASEPATLQYLAPYAGAAIAEYFMYKGKATLVIYDDLTKQAQAYRQMSLLLRRPPGREAYPGDVFYLHSRLLERAAKLSDALGGGSMTALPVIETQAGDVSAYIPTNVISITDGQIFLSSDLFNSGLRPAINVGISVSRVGSAAQTKAIKKIAGTLKLELAQFDELAAFAQFASDLDKATQNQLARGQRLRELLKQPQFSPLILAEQVAVVYAGVKGLIDEIPVNQVTAFVSELRSYLKTSKPEFIEKVQSSKQLDDAAEALLKEAIAEVKKNILAAV, encoded by the coding sequence ATGGTTAGCATCAGACCCGACGAAATTAGCAGCATCATTCGTCAGCAGATTGAGCAGTACAGCCAAGACGTCAAAGTTGAAAACGTCGGTACCGTTCTGCAGGTGGGTGACGGCATTGCCCGCATCTATGGTCTGCAGCAGGTGATGTCTGGCGAGTTGGTGGAGTTCGAAGATGGCACCACCGGCATCGCGCTCAACTTGGAAGAAGACAACGTCGGTGCGGTGTTGATGGGCGAAGGCCGCAACATCCAAGAGGGCAGCACGGTTAAAGCGACCGGCAAAATCGCTCAGATTCCGGTCGGTGATGCACTGGTTGGCCGTGTGGTCAGCCCCTTGGGTGCGCCGTTGGACGGCAAAGGTGAAATTGCGGCAACCGAAAATCGCCTGATCGAATCGCCGGCTCCTGGCATCATTGCGCGTCGCTCGGTGCATGAGCCCATGCAGACCGGTATTACCGCGATCGACGCGATGATTCCGATCGGCCGGGGCCAGCGCGAGCTGATCATCGGTGACCGTCAGACCGGCAAAACCGCAATCGCGATCGACACGATTCTGAACCAGAAAGGCGAAGACGTAATTTGCGTCTACGTCGCGATCGGTCAGAAAGCCTCTTCGGTTGCCAACATCATTGAAGTCCTGCGGGAACGCGGTGCCCTCGATTACACCGTGGTCGTTGCGGCCAACGCTTCAGAACCGGCAACGCTGCAATACCTGGCTCCCTACGCCGGTGCTGCGATCGCCGAGTACTTTATGTACAAAGGCAAAGCCACCTTGGTCATCTACGATGACTTGACCAAGCAAGCGCAGGCTTACCGCCAGATGTCGCTGCTGCTGCGTCGTCCGCCCGGTCGGGAAGCTTACCCCGGCGATGTTTTCTACCTCCACAGCCGTCTGCTGGAACGCGCCGCTAAACTGTCGGACGCTCTTGGTGGTGGCAGCATGACTGCCCTGCCGGTGATCGAAACCCAAGCCGGTGACGTCTCGGCCTACATTCCGACCAACGTGATCTCGATTACGGACGGTCAAATCTTCCTGTCCTCTGACCTGTTCAACTCGGGTCTGCGTCCGGCTATTAACGTCGGTATCTCGGTTAGCCGGGTCGGTTCCGCTGCTCAAACCAAGGCGATCAAGAAAATTGCTGGCACATTGAAGCTGGAATTGGCTCAGTTTGATGAGCTGGCGGCCTTTGCTCAGTTTGCATCTGACTTGGACAAAGCCACTCAAAACCAGTTGGCTCGCGGTCAGCGTCTGCGTGAGCTGCTGAAACAGCCTCAGTTCTCGCCGTTGATTCTGGCGGAACAAGTAGCAGTGGTCTACGCCGGTGTTAAAGGTCTGATCGACGAGATTCCGGTCAACCAAGTCACGGCCTTCGTTTCTGAGCTGCGCTCCTACCTGAAGACCAGCAAGCCTGAGTTCATCGAGAAAGTTCAAAGCTCGAAACAACTCGATGACGCCGCTGAAGCATTGCTGAAAGAAGCGATCGCGGAAGTGAAGAAAAACATCTTGGCTGCTGTCTAG
- a CDS encoding DUF3326 domain-containing protein, with protein sequence MLGRSLTSVLIVPTGIGCAVGGYAGDALPLARAIASVSDRLITHPNVMNGASLYWPLPNVAYVEGYALDRFAAGDWQLQPVHCNRIGLLLDAAIEPELRIRHQQVAEAAQATLGLSVTAAVITDAPLGVTLRQADSGSTWGTIDRPDSLLRAADQLLKAGCEAIAVIARFPDDPGAIALQDYRQGQGVDPLAGAEAVISHLIVREFQVPCAHAPALQPLPLDASISPRSAAEELGHTFLPCVLAGLSRAPRYRSATESIAESIRPESVDVVIAPETAIGGPGILHWAARGIPILAVAENRSTLDLRPVDLGVPVQHLQTHLEAVGWLAAYKAGLDPAALSPGDRRLSYLNHSVQQATSG encoded by the coding sequence ATGCTCGGGCGATCGCTAACCTCTGTCCTGATTGTGCCGACGGGGATTGGCTGTGCCGTGGGTGGTTATGCTGGGGACGCCCTGCCTTTGGCGCGGGCGATCGCCTCAGTCAGCGATCGCTTGATCACCCATCCCAACGTGATGAATGGGGCGAGTCTCTACTGGCCACTGCCGAACGTCGCCTACGTCGAAGGCTACGCCCTCGATCGCTTTGCGGCGGGTGATTGGCAATTACAGCCGGTGCATTGCAACCGCATTGGTCTACTTCTAGACGCGGCAATCGAGCCGGAGTTACGAATTCGCCACCAGCAGGTTGCAGAAGCGGCTCAGGCTACGCTGGGACTCTCTGTGACGGCAGCGGTGATCACGGATGCCCCCTTGGGCGTGACCCTGCGACAGGCAGACTCAGGCTCGACCTGGGGCACGATTGACCGCCCCGATAGTTTGCTACGAGCCGCAGATCAGCTCTTAAAAGCCGGATGTGAGGCGATCGCAGTCATCGCTCGGTTTCCGGATGATCCGGGTGCCATTGCCCTGCAGGATTACCGTCAAGGTCAAGGGGTTGACCCCCTAGCCGGAGCCGAAGCCGTGATTAGTCATCTGATCGTGCGGGAGTTCCAGGTACCCTGCGCTCATGCCCCGGCATTGCAGCCCTTACCGCTGGATGCCAGCATTTCACCGCGATCGGCTGCGGAAGAACTGGGGCATACCTTTCTACCCTGTGTCTTGGCAGGGCTGAGTCGTGCGCCCCGCTATCGCTCAGCAACTGAGTCGATTGCTGAAAGCATCCGACCAGAATCCGTCGATGTCGTGATTGCCCCTGAGACTGCGATCGGCGGCCCCGGCATTCTCCACTGGGCAGCACGGGGGATTCCGATTCTGGCCGTGGCAGAGAATCGCTCGACCTTGGATTTGCGACCGGTGGATCTGGGCGTGCCCGTCCAGCACCTGCAAACGCACTTAGAAGCAGTGGGCTGGCTAGCGGCTTACAAAGCCGGCCTGGATCCAGCAGCCCTTTCGCCGGGCGATCGCCGCTTGTCATACTTAAACCATTCCGTCCAGCAGGCAACCAGCGGATGA
- a CDS encoding F0F1 ATP synthase subunit B' has protein sequence MNAWMILAAEAVQEAEGGLFDLDATLPLMAVQILVLVFLLNAVFYKPFGKVLDDRDQFVRGGRQDAKARLAEVKALTAQYEQELAATRKQSQALIAEAQTEAGRIAAQQLAEAQREAQAQREQAQQEIDQQKAVALQALDQQVDALSHQILDKLLARA, from the coding sequence ATGAATGCTTGGATGATTCTTGCGGCAGAAGCCGTTCAAGAAGCCGAAGGAGGCCTGTTTGACCTCGATGCCACACTGCCCTTGATGGCGGTGCAAATCTTAGTCTTGGTCTTCCTACTCAACGCTGTTTTCTACAAACCATTTGGCAAGGTCCTCGACGATCGCGACCAATTTGTTCGCGGCGGGCGGCAGGATGCCAAGGCTCGTTTGGCAGAAGTCAAGGCTTTGACGGCACAATACGAGCAGGAGCTTGCTGCTACACGCAAGCAGTCTCAGGCTTTGATTGCTGAAGCCCAGACTGAGGCTGGTCGGATTGCTGCTCAGCAACTGGCCGAAGCTCAGCGTGAAGCTCAAGCCCAGCGTGAGCAAGCGCAACAGGAAATTGACCAGCAGAAAGCGGTTGCTTTGCAAGCGCTCGATCAGCAAGTCGATGCCCTGAGCCATCAAATTCTCGATAAGCTCTTGGCCCGAGCTTAG
- a CDS encoding DUF7219 family protein yields MLYPRQRYRGEPWTPQAAAFHNNLEEFAEQVGIIVGLQSNGKLSQEQAYARIRGLWDKLKVSHEHLLQSPDSPAS; encoded by the coding sequence ATGCTCTATCCCCGTCAACGCTATCGCGGTGAGCCCTGGACGCCTCAAGCCGCTGCCTTTCACAACAACCTCGAAGAGTTTGCTGAACAGGTCGGAATCATTGTGGGCCTACAGTCCAACGGCAAACTGAGCCAGGAGCAAGCCTACGCCCGCATCAGAGGACTTTGGGACAAGCTCAAAGTCAGTCACGAACACTTGCTCCAGTCGCCTGACTCCCCCGCTTCTTAG
- a CDS encoding ATP synthase subunit I: MSSSESSVQDPAIEAIASAATEPETETVTEPQSDSMAEYYALQRQLLQVTLICTVVIFGAVWWAYSLNTAASYLLGAMGGLLYLRMLGKAVERIGERRRQFGKSRLALFVVLIVLAARWQYLELMPVFLGFLTYKAALIWYTLRAVIPTAENS, translated from the coding sequence GTGAGTTCCTCTGAAAGTTCTGTCCAGGATCCTGCGATCGAGGCGATTGCTTCAGCCGCAACCGAACCCGAAACAGAAACGGTCACTGAACCTCAATCGGATTCGATGGCAGAGTACTACGCGCTGCAGCGTCAACTGTTGCAGGTCACGTTAATTTGCACAGTCGTTATTTTCGGAGCGGTCTGGTGGGCCTATAGCCTTAACACTGCTGCTAGCTATTTGCTGGGGGCAATGGGTGGGCTTCTCTACCTCCGGATGCTTGGGAAAGCGGTTGAGCGGATTGGTGAGCGCCGTCGCCAGTTTGGGAAATCACGTCTAGCGCTCTTCGTGGTGCTCATTGTTTTAGCAGCACGATGGCAATATCTGGAACTGATGCCGGTCTTTTTAGGTTTTTTGACCTACAAAGCAGCCCTGATCTGGTACACCCTGCGAGCTGTGATCCCAACTGCTGAAAACAGTTGA
- the atpB gene encoding F0F1 ATP synthase subunit A, with translation MPTLLELSSVLPLAELEVGQHFYWQIGNYRLHGQVFLTSWFVIAALVVLSLLANRNLQRIPSGLQNFMEYVLDFIRNLARTQIGEKEYRPWVPFIGTLFLFIFLSNWSGALIPWKLIKLPSGELAAPTSDINTTVALALLTSLAYFYAGFSRKGLGYFGNYVHPTPVMLPFKILEDFTKPLSLSFRLFGNILADELVVAVLVLLVPLFVPLPAMILGLFTSAIQALIFATLAASYIGEAVEEHGEEHAE, from the coding sequence ATGCCGACTCTACTCGAACTCTCGTCAGTTTTGCCTCTCGCCGAGCTCGAGGTCGGCCAGCATTTTTACTGGCAGATCGGCAACTATCGGCTTCACGGCCAGGTCTTTTTGACTTCTTGGTTCGTGATCGCGGCCTTGGTGGTGCTGTCTCTCCTGGCGAATCGCAATCTTCAGCGCATTCCCAGCGGCCTCCAGAATTTCATGGAGTACGTTCTGGACTTCATCCGTAACCTAGCCCGCACCCAGATCGGCGAAAAGGAATATCGTCCTTGGGTTCCGTTTATTGGTACCCTGTTTCTGTTTATTTTCCTGTCCAACTGGTCCGGCGCTCTCATCCCTTGGAAGCTGATCAAGCTCCCTTCGGGCGAATTGGCTGCCCCGACCAGTGACATCAACACCACCGTAGCGCTCGCGCTATTGACCTCGCTGGCGTACTTTTACGCCGGTTTCAGCCGCAAAGGGCTGGGATATTTTGGCAACTACGTCCATCCCACGCCGGTGATGCTGCCCTTCAAAATTTTGGAGGACTTCACCAAACCCTTATCCCTGAGCTTCCGTCTGTTTGGAAACATCTTGGCAGACGAACTTGTGGTGGCGGTTCTCGTGCTGTTGGTGCCTCTCTTCGTGCCGCTGCCAGCAATGATTCTGGGCTTGTTTACCAGTGCGATTCAAGCGTTGATCTTTGCAACCTTGGCTGCGTCATACATCGGCGAAGCCGTCGAAGAGCATGGTGAGGAACACGCCGAGTAG
- a CDS encoding F0F1 ATP synthase subunit B, producing the protein MSSWILLAHAETSGFGLNLDLFETNLINLAIIIGLLVYAGRGFLGNLLSNRRAAIEAEIREVEEKLASSAQALSQAQTQLKEAEAEAARLLVEAKARAAAVRQEILDKAAADVERLKATAAQDVSTEQQRVLDELRRYAVAQALSRVETQLSQQLDEAAQQRLIDRSLATL; encoded by the coding sequence ATGTCCTCTTGGATTTTGCTCGCGCATGCTGAGACCTCTGGGTTCGGTCTCAATCTTGATCTCTTTGAAACGAACCTGATCAACCTGGCGATCATCATTGGTCTCTTGGTCTATGCAGGTCGAGGTTTCCTCGGCAATTTGCTCAGCAACCGTCGCGCTGCGATCGAAGCAGAAATCCGTGAGGTTGAAGAGAAGCTGGCATCGTCTGCCCAAGCCCTGAGCCAGGCTCAGACCCAACTGAAAGAGGCAGAAGCTGAAGCGGCTCGCCTGTTGGTTGAAGCCAAAGCCCGTGCAGCAGCGGTACGCCAAGAAATTTTGGACAAAGCAGCTGCGGATGTTGAACGCTTGAAAGCCACTGCTGCTCAAGATGTCAGCACTGAGCAACAGCGTGTGCTGGACGAACTGCGCCGCTATGCAGTTGCCCAAGCCTTGAGCCGGGTTGAGACGCAACTGTCTCAGCAGTTGGATGAGGCCGCCCAACAGCGCTTGATCGATCGCAGCTTGGCTACGCTCTAG
- the petF2 gene encoding ferredoxin PetF2 produces the protein MATYQVEVIYQGQSQTFTADSDQSVLDSAQAAGVDLPASCLTGVCTTCAARILSGEVDQPDAMGVGPEPAKQGYTLLCVAYPRSDLKIETHKEDELYALQFGQPG, from the coding sequence ATGGCTACCTATCAAGTCGAAGTCATCTATCAGGGTCAGTCCCAAACCTTCACGGCTGACTCAGATCAAAGTGTTTTGGACTCAGCGCAAGCTGCGGGCGTTGATCTGCCGGCCTCTTGCTTAACTGGAGTCTGTACAACCTGTGCCGCGCGGATTCTCAGCGGTGAAGTGGATCAGCCAGATGCCATGGGGGTAGGGCCCGAGCCTGCTAAGCAGGGCTACACCTTACTCTGTGTGGCCTATCCGCGATCGGACCTGAAGATCGAGACTCATAAGGAAGACGAACTCTACGCCCTGCAATTTGGTCAGCCCGGCTGA